Part of the Vicinamibacteria bacterium genome, ACCCCGTCGCTCGTTTCGAAGCCGAACCCGCCGGCCCTCATTTGCGGCGTTTCCGAGGAATAGGTCCCATTGGGAGTGCTCCCGGGATAGATAGGTACCCAGTCGGGAATGTCGGAGACGTCGCTGCCGGCTCCGAACGTCGCCGTTCCCTCGTCGGTCGTGACGGTCATTCGCCCGCTCTCGCTTTCGTCGGCGTCGAAATCGAATTGCGCCGTCTCGCCATCGGATGTGAAAGAGAATCGTCCCTCCTCGATATCCTCGTAGCTGAACGTGAAGACTTCGCCCGAAGTGGTATTGCGAAATGTCACCGTCCGGGCGTCCTTGTCGGCCTCCACGAGCTCGACCTCGGGATGAGCGGCGGCGATCATGCGGGACATCGTCGCCACGGGATCCTCCTCCATGTCCCGCGCGACCTCCCGTACCTTGCCGAACACGAACATCCCGACGAGCACGGCGACCACGCCTCCCACGACCAGGATTCCGGCGCAGCCGATCCCGAGCCAGGCCCAGGGACTCAGTCCTTGTTTCTTGGGAACGGGAGGTGGTCCTCCGCTAGCCATGATTCGTCCTCCGAGTTTTTTTTGCGAATGTCACATTATTCGCCCTTCGGGCTCACATCTCATTTTTCCGGCGGGATGTCCTTCGACGGAGCCCCGGAACACCTGATTCCTACGAAGCAGCCCGAATGCGGACGATTATCGCATCAAATCACTCGGTTCTGAGCGCGACGACGGGGTCGAGCTCGAGAGCCCGTCGAGCGGGAACGTAACCAGCCAGCAGGGATGCCGTGGCCAGAACACCCGCGAGAGCCACGAATGTCGTGGCGTCGAGCTGCACCACTCCGAAGAGGTGGCTCGCCATCAGGCGGCCCGCTCCATAGGCGAGCAGGAGTCCGGCGGCGATCCCGAGCCCCGTGATCCGAACCGCCTGGCCCACGGTGAGCTTCAGGACGTCCCTCCGATCGGCCCCCAGTGCGACGCGGACCCCGATCTCGTGAGACCGCCGGCTCACCGAGTAGGCGATGACTCCGTAGATGCCAACCGCGGCGAGCACCAGGGCGATGAGACCCAGGATGGCCATGACGCTCGCGGCATAGCGAAGGCCGATCGTCCGCTCGGCGAGCATGCGGCGCATGCTCATGACGGTGAAGAGCGGCTGATCGGGATCGATCTCGCGCACGATTGCGCGAACCGCGGGGGTCACTGCCTCCGGGTCTCCGCGAACGCGAAGGGCGAGGTGCATACCCAGACGAGGCGCTTGCTCCATCGGCACGTAGAACGTCGCGCCCGGTATTCCCAGGAACCAATCGTGGAGCACGTCACCGGAAACTCCCACCACGGTGAGCCATTCGGCATCCTCCTCGCTCGAGATCCGAAAGCGCCTTCCCAGCGGGTCATCACCGGTCCAGAACCGCTCGGCGAACCCCTGGCTTACGATCGTGACCCGGCGGGTATCGGTCCGATCGCCGCCATCGAAAGTCCGTCCTGAAAAAATGGGAATTCGCATCGTCTCGAAGAAGGAATCCGTGATGACGCGGTACTGGACGTGCGGCCTCTCGGAGGGGTTCTCGACGGGCTGCCCCTCGATCTCGATGTCGCGTGACGTGTTGGACCCGCTCGAGGGAAGTATGTTGACGCAGTCGGCGGAGACGACCTCAGGAAGCTGTCGCGCGCCTTCCACGAGCGCACGGTAGAACTGGAGACGCGCCTCTTCCTCGTCGTACTTCGTTTCGGGAAGGGCCACCTCCATGGTCATGAGGCCATCCGGGTCGTACCCCTGGTCGGATTGTGTCAGCCGTATCGCTCCGCGAATGCTCAGGCCCGATGCCACGAGGAGCATCAAGGTGAGCGCGACCTCGGTGACGACGAGCAAGCTCCGACCGCGTTGGCGCTCTCTTCCCCGCGAGCTGGCGCGGCCTCCTTCCTTGAGCGAAGCCGTCAGGTCGGGACGGGACGCCCGCCAAGCCGGAAGGAGTCCGAAAACGAACGCCGTCACGAGGGCCACTGCTGCGGTGAACCCGAGCGCTCGCCAATCGAGGTCGATCTCTTTCCAGCCGACCACGAACCTCTGAATGTTCGCCGGCATGCTCGTCCGCAGGATCTCGATGCCCAGCCACGCCAGGGGCACGGCGAGAAGAGCGCCGAGAGCCGCGAGCCACAAGTTCTCGGTGAGGAGCTGCCGCACGATCCGATACCGCCCGGCTCCGAGCGCCTGCTGGAGGCACAGCTCCCTTTGACGCTCACCTCCCCTCGCCATGAGCAGATTGGCGACGTTCACGCAGGCAATGAGGAGAACGAACGCCGTCGTCGCTTGCCACATGGCGAGAAACGCCGGGGCCCCGAGGTCTATCACCGCCCGCGCCAGCGCCATGGTTTTGACACCGCGGCCCTCGTTGGTCGACGGGTACTCCCGTGCCAGTCGCTCGGAGACGAGCTCGAGCTCCGACTGAAGGTCTTCGACGGACGTTCCCTCCCGCATTCTTCCGATGACGGTCAGATACTGGCTTTCTCGGTTCGCCGCCGTCTCGGCGTCGAACCACAGAGGCGCCCATACGTCGGTGCCGTAGGGATAATCGAAGCCCTCTTCGGCCACGCCGACCACGTCGTATCGCTCGCCGTTCAGAAGTATGGCGGTTCCCAGAATCGACGAGTCACTTCCGAATCGGCGCGAGAAGAGCTGGTAGCTGATGACCGCGGTCTTGGCCCCAAACTGATCTCGATCCGCGCCGAGGGTGCGGCCAAGAAGGGGCTCGACGCCGAGAACGTCGAGGAAGCCGGGCGTCACCAATGAGCCCTGGAGCCTCTCGGGCTCGCCGACACCGCTCAAATTCACGTCCCACCACTCCATCGCCACGAGGTCATCGAACCCGGTCGTCTGTTCCTTCCACGACAGAAAGTCCGCGGGCGAGGCGTTGGATCGATCCCAGTCTCGTGAGGGATCCGTCTGCCAGACCATCACGAGACGGGCGATGTCCGGTATGGGAAAGGGGCGCAATACGAGGGCATCCACCATCGAGAAGACGGCGGCGTTGGCGCCGATACCGAGAGCGAGCGTCACGACCACGATGGCGGTGTAGCTCGGCTCCCGCAGAAGCCCTCGAAGGGCGTGCTTCGAATCCCGGAGCAGGCTTCTCATCGTTCCGTCCCTTCTGCGTTCGCGCTTTCGACGATGCCGTCGGAAGAGGTAATGGCTGCCAATCCCCAACGCTTCGTACCAATACCAGAGATGCGCCACGAGCCGGCCCCGCGCTCGCACGATCTCCCGGTGCTCCTCGGCGAGGTCGCCCAGAATCTCCTCGGATCGGTCTCGATGCCGAACGACCCGGGCTAAGAGAGCCTCCGCGAGTCGAGGTGGGCTGGGCGCTCTCACCAGCTCTTTCCCAGCACGGATTCCAGGCCGCTCCACAAACTCTGGATGGCCTTCTTCGATTCCCGGAGGGCCTTCACGCCAGACACCGTCACGCTGTAGTGGCGACGGGCTCGACCTCCCCGTTCCGGCATCGGCTCGCCGAGCCAGGAAAACAGGTAGCCTTTTCCCTCGAGCCTCTCGAGCACCGTATAGAGGGCCCCTCTACCGACGTTCTTTCCCGTGCGCTCGTGGAGCTCCTTGCGGATGGCCACCGCGGAGGCCTCTTCCCTGAGCCTCAGGACAGCGAGCAGCGCCATTTGCTCGAGAGCGCCAATCATCTTCACCCCGATACGTTCCCGGCGGGAAGAAAGTTCACATTGTAGGCAAAATAGTCGAATTCGAGCCGGACGCGAAAATCGTCATTTTTCGGACGCTTGGTAATGGCGGGCCCAGATTCCGATCTCCTTGGCCACGGTGCCCGCCACGCGCTTCCAGGTCACGAACGCTCCCGCGAGCGCCGTTTCCGTCTCATGAGCCTGGCCTCCGGTCTCGACTCGGTAGGTGAGGATGTAACGGCTCTGGTAGTGGGTCTGCTTGAGCTCGCCCCCGTAGTTGTTCTCTCCCGTGGGGCTCACTTCGATGCGACGATCGAGGACGGTGACGAGGACGTCGGCCTCGGCTCTCTCGTCGGCATTGACCAGGTCCACCCGCTTCTGGATCTGCTCGCGGATGTCACGGACCGAATCCGACAGCTCTTTGACTCGCTTCCGGTCGCCTGCCTCCACCGCTCCGGAGTCGACCCGGACGAATACTCGGGGCGCCGCCGTCTCCTGGATGGCGGACAGGAAAAGAGCAAGAAGAACCGTCTTCACCTACCCAAGATATCACGCGCCCTCATCCTGACGAAGGGTGGCCATCGGATCCCGGCGAACGTTGCGACGCGCCGGCAGGTAGCCCGCGATCACAAAGCCCCCCGGTTTTCTCGAAACGCTGGGATAGAATGTTCCCGCGTGAGCAAGTCGCGAACCGAGCTCGTCCTGGTTGGAGGCGGGCACACCCACGTGCAGGTCCTTCGCCATTTCGCCATGGAGCCGCTCCCCGCGACGCATATCACCGTGGTTCTCGACCGGCCCGTGGCGATCTACTCCGGCATGGTGCCGGGATTCGTGGCGGGACAGTACCGCATGGACGAGCTCGAGATCGACGTGATCCCGCTCGCCCGCCGGGCGCGGGCACGGGTTATCCTTTCGCCCGCGATTCGCGTCGACGCCGCGGCTAAAGAGATCCACGTCGCCGGCCGGCCGCCTGTGCCTTACGATCTCGCTTCGTTCGATATCGGCTCTACGGTGGCCGGCCTCGATCTGCCGGGGGTCCGCGATCATGCGCTTCCCACGAGGCCGATCGCCGAGCTCGTTCGCCGCATCGGCGCGCTGACAGAATCGGTGCGCTCTCCGTATCGGGTTCTCGTGGTCGGGGGCGGAGCCGGCGGGGTGGAGCTCGCCTTCACGATCTGGGAGCGACTGGGCGCTCGTCAGGATGAAGGAATCCAGGTAAGCCTCGTCCACATGGGTGACGACGTGCTTCCCGGCTATCCGAGAAGCCTCATCGAACGCGTGCATCGCAACGCCGAGTCCAGAAGGATCGATTTCCATCCGAACCGCCGAGTGGTCGCCGTCCGCCCAAACCAGGTCGAGCTCAACGACGGTGAGCACCTCCCCTTCGACGCGCTCATCTGGGTCACGGGCGCCGTGAGCCACCCGGTATTCACGGCATCGAACCTTCCGACCGAGCCGAGGGGATTCGTGCGGACGCGCTCCACCCTTCAGATCGAGGGTTTCGACGATCTCTTCGCCGTGGGTGATTGCGGAACGCTGATGGACCATCCCGACACTCCCAAGGCAGGGGTCTACGCGGTACGGCAAGGGCCCTATCTCATTGACAACCTGCGCGCCGCGAAGGGAGGAAGGCCCTTGCGGCATTATCGTCCGCAGGCCGATTTCCTTACACTGCTCAACCTCGGGGACGGTTCCGCGCTCGGGGCGAAATGGGGCGCATCGTTCGAGGGCCCGTGGGTCATGCGCCTCAAGGATCGCATCGACCGAGCCTTCATGGAGAAGTTCCAGGTGCTCGACGATGAGGGCGCGATGACCGAAGCCTTCCGTGCGCTTCCCGATATGTCGAAGGAGATGGAGATCCTGTGCGGAGGCTGCGCGGCGAAAGTCGGGCAGAGCGTGCTCGATCGCGCGCTCGACCGGCTCGAGCCTCGGACGCAGGACGACTCGGTCGTGCTTGGCCTCGACACTCCGGACGACGCGTCGGCCTACAAGACACCGGGCGGGGACACCGTCGTCACCAGCGTGGACGCGTTTCGGGCTTTTCTCGACGACCCATACCTCGTCGGCCGCGTCGCGGCGGTAAACGCGTTGTCGGACCTCTATGCCACCGGCGCCTCACCGCGCTACGCCCTCGCGATGATATCGATCCCCAAGGAAGCCTCGGACGAAGACTCGGAGGAGATTTTGTATCAAGTGCTCTCCGGGGCGCGCGCCGTCTTCGATCCACACGGCGTCACGTTACTTGGCGGCCACACGACGACCTCGACCGAGCTCGTGGTCGGTTTTTCCGTCGAAGGCTTCGGGGACCTCGGGTCTCTTCTGTCGGTCGACAAGCTCGAGGCGGGCGACGAGCTCCTGATGACGAAACGCCTCGGGACCGGCGTCGTTCTCCACGCCGATATGCAGGGCCGTGCCAAGGGACCGTGGCTCAGAGCGGCGATCGAATCGATGCTTACGGAAAATGACGAAGCGGCGCGCATCGCATCCGAGCTAGGAGCCCAAGCCATGACCGACGTCACCGGCTTCGGTCTCGCGGGACATCTCGCGGGCATGTTGCGTGCGAGCGGCGTCAGCGCCGTCATCGACGTGGCTTCCCTCCCAGCATTACCGGGCGCGCTTTCTCTCTTGAACCAAGGGTTCCGCAGCACGTTCCAC contains:
- a CDS encoding ADOP family duplicated permease; this encodes MRAPSPPRLAEALLARVVRHRDRSEEILGDLAEEHREIVRARGRLVAHLWYWYEALGIGSHYLFRRHRRKRERRRDGTMRSLLRDSKHALRGLLREPSYTAIVVVTLALGIGANAAVFSMVDALVLRPFPIPDIARLVMVWQTDPSRDWDRSNASPADFLSWKEQTTGFDDLVAMEWWDVNLSGVGEPERLQGSLVTPGFLDVLGVEPLLGRTLGADRDQFGAKTAVISYQLFSRRFGSDSSILGTAILLNGERYDVVGVAEEGFDYPYGTDVWAPLWFDAETAANRESQYLTVIGRMREGTSVEDLQSELELVSERLAREYPSTNEGRGVKTMALARAVIDLGAPAFLAMWQATTAFVLLIACVNVANLLMARGGERQRELCLQQALGAGRYRIVRQLLTENLWLAALGALLAVPLAWLGIEILRTSMPANIQRFVVGWKEIDLDWRALGFTAAVALVTAFVFGLLPAWRASRPDLTASLKEGGRASSRGRERQRGRSLLVVTEVALTLMLLVASGLSIRGAIRLTQSDQGYDPDGLMTMEVALPETKYDEEEARLQFYRALVEGARQLPEVVSADCVNILPSSGSNTSRDIEIEGQPVENPSERPHVQYRVITDSFFETMRIPIFSGRTFDGGDRTDTRRVTIVSQGFAERFWTGDDPLGRRFRISSEEDAEWLTVVGVSGDVLHDWFLGIPGATFYVPMEQAPRLGMHLALRVRGDPEAVTPAVRAIVREIDPDQPLFTVMSMRRMLAERTIGLRYAASVMAILGLIALVLAAVGIYGVIAYSVSRRSHEIGVRVALGADRRDVLKLTVGQAVRITGLGIAAGLLLAYGAGRLMASHLFGVVQLDATTFVALAGVLATASLLAGYVPARRALELDPVVALRTE
- a CDS encoding PadR family transcriptional regulator, whose translation is MIGALEQMALLAVLRLREEASAVAIRKELHERTGKNVGRGALYTVLERLEGKGYLFSWLGEPMPERGGRARRHYSVTVSGVKALRESKKAIQSLWSGLESVLGKSW
- the selD gene encoding selenide, water dikinase SelD yields the protein MSKSRTELVLVGGGHTHVQVLRHFAMEPLPATHITVVLDRPVAIYSGMVPGFVAGQYRMDELEIDVIPLARRARARVILSPAIRVDAAAKEIHVAGRPPVPYDLASFDIGSTVAGLDLPGVRDHALPTRPIAELVRRIGALTESVRSPYRVLVVGGGAGGVELAFTIWERLGARQDEGIQVSLVHMGDDVLPGYPRSLIERVHRNAESRRIDFHPNRRVVAVRPNQVELNDGEHLPFDALIWVTGAVSHPVFTASNLPTEPRGFVRTRSTLQIEGFDDLFAVGDCGTLMDHPDTPKAGVYAVRQGPYLIDNLRAAKGGRPLRHYRPQADFLTLLNLGDGSALGAKWGASFEGPWVMRLKDRIDRAFMEKFQVLDDEGAMTEAFRALPDMSKEMEILCGGCAAKVGQSVLDRALDRLEPRTQDDSVVLGLDTPDDASAYKTPGGDTVVTSVDAFRAFLDDPYLVGRVAAVNALSDLYATGASPRYALAMISIPKEASDEDSEEILYQVLSGARAVFDPHGVTLLGGHTTTSTELVVGFSVEGFGDLGSLLSVDKLEAGDELLMTKRLGTGVVLHADMQGRAKGPWLRAAIESMLTENDEAARIASELGAQAMTDVTGFGLAGHLAGMLRASGVSAVIDVASLPALPGALSLLNQGFRSTFHEENAKWRKGIAVQPEAARHPAFELLFDPQTSGGLVFGLRPEKVDEACERLDEVAVIGRATERRSDGALIEVVTRSTSSELQSERAPSSPAR